The sequence GAGGAGGCCGCGAAGCCCACCGGCACGAAGCCGGCGATCGTCACCAGCGTGCCCGCCAGCATGGCGAAGGCGTAGGTCTTGAAGGCGAAGACCGCCGCCACCTCCTTCTTCTCGCCGGCCGCGAGGCGCCCGAGCGTCGCATCCGTGGTGGTCATGGCGTCGTCGACCATCAGCGCCAGCGCGATGATGAGCGCGCCCAGCGAGATGCGCTGCATGTCGATGTTGAGCAGCCACATGATGGCGAACACGCCCGCCAGCGTGAGCGGGATGGTCAGCGCCACCATCAGCCCGGCGCGCACGCCGAGCGCGAGGAAGCTCACCGCGAGGATGATGGCGATGGCCTGCCAGAGCGACTCCATGAACTCGGAGATCGCGCTGCGCACCGTCACCGCCTGGTCGGCGACCAGATGCGGCTCGATGCCGACCGGCAGCTCCGCCGTGATCTGCGCCATGGCGGCGTCGATGTTGCGGCCGAGCTGGAGGATGTCGCCACCCTCGCGCATGGCGATGGCGAGGCCGATGGCCGGCTCGCCATTGACGCGGAACAGCGGGCGCGGCGGATCGGCATAGCCGCGGCGCACGGTGGCGATGTCGGCGAGGCGCAGCATGCGCCCGCCCACCGCGAAGTTGATGTTGGCGATGTCCTGCTCGGAGCCGAACGCCCCGGTAACGTCGATCACCAGCTTCTCGTCGCCGGTCTGGATGGTGCCCGAGGGCTGCACCACATTCTGTGCCCGCAGCGCCCCGACGAGGGCGGCGCGGTTGATGCCGAGATTGGCAAGCTCGCGCATCGAGAACTCGACGAAGATCTGCTCGTCCTGCTCGCCGAGAAGCTCGATCTTGGCGACGTCGGGCACGTGCAGCAGGGTCGAGCGGGCCTGCTCCACATAGTCGCGCAGTTCGCGATGGGTGAAGCCGTCGGCGGTGAAGCCGTAGATGAGGCCGAACGTGTCGCCGAACTCGTCATTGAAGCCCGGCCCGATCACCCCGCGCGGCAGCGTGTGGGCCATGTCGCCGACGCTCTTGCGCACGTGGTACCAGATGTCCGGCACCTCCTGGGCAGTGGTGCTGCCCTTGAGGTTGACGAAGATCGTGGTCAGGCCGGGGCGCGTATAGCTGCGGATGAAGTCGAGATTGGGCGTCTCCTGCAGCGTGCGCTCCAGCCGCTCGGTGACCTGCTGCAGCGTGTCCTCGATGCCCGCGCCGGGCCAGGCGGCCTGCACGACCATCGTCTTGATGATGAAGGAGGGGTCCTCGGCCCGGCCGAGCCGGGAATAGGCGAAGAGGCCCGCGCCGATCACCGCGATCATGAAGTAGATGACGAGCGAACGCTCGCGCACCGCCCATTCGGAAAGATTGAATCGCATCACGACCCCGCACCGAGCAGGCGGACCTTCTGGCCGGGATGCAGCGCCTGCACGCCGGCCGTCACCACCACCTCGCCGGGCGTGAGCCCGGATTCCACGGCGACGCGCGCCTGCGAGAAGCTGCGCACCTGGATGTTGCGCAGCGCCACCGTCTGGGTGGCGGGATCCACCACCCACACCGCCGGCTGGCTGTTGACCGCCGTCAGCGCGGACGCGGGAATGTCGATCACCGGATCGTTCTCGAGCCGCACCTGCCCGACCACGGTCGAGCCCAGCCGCATCGCCGCCGGCGGGGTGTCGAGGCCGACGCGCACGCGGAAGGTGCGCGTGACCGGATCGGCCTGCGGCGCTACTTCGCGCACGCGGCCGGTGGCGGTCACGCTCGGGTCGTCGCTCAGCGTGACGCGGATGACCGGATCGGCCGGCGCGCTGCGCAGGATGTTCGCCGGCACGTCGAACACGGCGTCGCGCCCGCCCTGCCGGGCGAGCTGGAGGATCATCTGGCCCGCCTGCACCACCTCGCCGGGTTCGGCGCCGCGCGCCGTCACCGTGCCGGGGGCGTCGGCCACGAGATCGGTGTAGCTCACATTGTCAGTGGCGATCTTGAGCTGGGCCTCGGCATTGTCGAGGGCCGACTGCGCCGCCTGCAGCGCGGTGCGCGCGGCGTCGTGGTTGGCCTGCGTGGTGAAGCCGTTGACGAGCAGCCGCTCCTGCCGGTCGAACGTGTTGGCGGCGGTGACGAGCTGGCTCTCGGCGGCGGTCACGGCGGCCTGCGCCGAGCGCAGCGAGTTGAGCGCGTTCTGCGGATCGAGCCGGGCGACGATCTGCCCCGCCTT comes from Ancylobacter sp. TS-1 and encodes:
- a CDS encoding efflux RND transporter periplasmic adaptor subunit, giving the protein MTTTATPRTTGSRIARSWNAQSWIGFVALGASLALAGCGQEQEAQAPQLRPVRVVTVEKGEGGQLVSFTGEVLAQDEASLAFRVSGRMIERSANVGDQVKAGQIVARLDPQNALNSLRSAQAAVTAAESQLVTAANTFDRQERLLVNGFTTQANHDAARTALQAAQSALDNAEAQLKIATDNVSYTDLVADAPGTVTARGAEPGEVVQAGQMILQLARQGGRDAVFDVPANILRSAPADPVIRVTLSDDPSVTATGRVREVAPQADPVTRTFRVRVGLDTPPAAMRLGSTVVGQVRLENDPVIDIPASALTAVNSQPAVWVVDPATQTVALRNIQVRSFSQARVAVESGLTPGEVVVTAGVQALHPGQKVRLLGAGS